In Bythopirellula goksoeyrii, a single window of DNA contains:
- a CDS encoding DUF7453 family protein: MHRVLFAIVAAIVGVMIANSAVGQVGQFRTVALSDTPAPGIASGVDYDSFSPSLFKLSVNDAGEVAYVGALSGIGVDATNDQALFSEGGGSGAVPLARRGEQTAGLPTGLVFGDQISEPTGTVEVLLNNAGQTAGRLDIEGGAATINRAVFSDAAGGGLFKLARSRGTIDGSETIPSSDLPRYVDIGRLQFNDAGRTAFWASINGTGINGSNNQIIQSESGGSGLEPVVQSGVPAPGAPDAHFAGFGSVISLNNVGDLAFLANLTGSGVTPSTDWAIYSASGPDLSLIARAGDQAADLPTGVVYGRATPSLISIHLNDSNQLSFSSRLEGTGVLPANDEAIFRATGGAIELIVRERSEVGGLLSGVFYDSLGIVQMNHSGDVAFNTFLRGMNVNADNHQAIFRTASGGPPMVVARTGDQAPGLADGIVYSQFTGGHHINDAGQVAFPAVLTNGSALFNGLFVTDPQGELRLLTAVGELFDVSDNPLLPDLRIVSALNAFDLSNGHVAFWAHFTDGSSGVFVTVVPEPGSGVLLLLGGSLASSVRRPRYYW, translated from the coding sequence ATGCATCGAGTACTATTCGCAATTGTGGCAGCTATCGTAGGCGTAATGATTGCCAATTCCGCTGTTGGTCAGGTGGGCCAGTTTCGTACCGTCGCGCTTAGCGACACTCCGGCACCGGGAATTGCCAGCGGGGTGGACTATGACAGTTTCAGCCCCAGTCTCTTCAAACTTAGCGTCAACGATGCGGGGGAGGTGGCGTATGTCGGTGCTCTCAGTGGTATCGGTGTCGACGCTACGAACGATCAAGCCCTCTTCAGCGAGGGGGGAGGCTCGGGGGCGGTTCCACTGGCGCGCCGGGGCGAGCAAACAGCGGGCCTCCCGACTGGTTTGGTGTTTGGCGATCAGATTTCGGAACCGACGGGAACTGTGGAAGTGCTGCTCAACAACGCAGGACAGACGGCCGGTCGACTCGACATCGAGGGTGGGGCTGCAACCATAAACAGGGCCGTCTTTAGCGACGCAGCCGGGGGAGGTCTATTTAAGCTCGCACGATCGAGGGGCACGATCGATGGAAGCGAGACCATTCCGTCAAGTGATTTGCCAAGGTATGTCGACATTGGCCGACTGCAATTCAATGATGCCGGCCGCACCGCCTTCTGGGCGTCGATCAATGGCACTGGCATCAATGGGTCAAACAACCAAATCATCCAGAGTGAAAGCGGCGGCAGCGGGCTCGAGCCGGTGGTTCAGTCTGGCGTTCCGGCGCCGGGAGCTCCCGACGCTCACTTCGCTGGCTTCGGCTCCGTCATTAGCTTGAACAACGTCGGCGATCTGGCTTTTCTGGCCAATCTGACTGGCAGTGGCGTCACGCCGTCGACTGACTGGGCCATCTACTCCGCAAGCGGCCCGGACCTGTCGCTCATAGCACGTGCCGGCGACCAGGCGGCAGACCTGCCGACAGGCGTGGTCTACGGGAGAGCAACCCCCAGCCTCATTTCGATACACCTGAACGATTCCAACCAACTGTCGTTTTCCAGCCGACTAGAGGGAACCGGTGTCCTCCCCGCAAACGACGAGGCCATCTTCCGCGCGACCGGCGGTGCCATCGAACTCATCGTCCGCGAACGCAGCGAGGTCGGCGGCCTCCTCTCGGGGGTGTTCTACGACAGTCTTGGGATCGTGCAAATGAACCATTCTGGCGATGTGGCGTTCAACACTTTTTTGCGAGGGATGAACGTCAATGCCGACAATCACCAGGCGATCTTCCGCACTGCCAGCGGCGGGCCCCCGATGGTTGTCGCCCGCACAGGAGACCAGGCCCCCGGTCTGGCTGATGGAATCGTGTATTCACAATTTACGGGAGGTCACCATATCAACGACGCGGGACAAGTCGCGTTCCCGGCCGTTCTGACGAATGGCAGCGCCTTATTCAACGGCCTGTTCGTGACCGACCCGCAGGGCGAGTTGAGGCTGCTGACCGCTGTCGGCGAGCTATTCGATGTGAGCGACAACCCACTCTTGCCGGACTTGCGCATCGTGTCGGCGTTGAACGCTTTCGATCTGAGCAACGGGCACGTCGCGTTCTGGGCCCACTTCACAGACGGGAGCAGCGGAGTGTTTGTGACGGTCGTCCCCGAACCTGGCAGTGGTGTGCTGCTGTTGCTGGGGGGCTCCCTAGCCAGCAGCGTTCGTCGGCCAAGATACTACTGGTAA
- a CDS encoding SBBP repeat-containing protein, translating to MSTRAILTLFIVSLGVTAVAQTESLDWIEQYGTTASDGGLGVSADGLGSVYVAGFTNGSLVTTSTSRDAFVSRFDDQGNELWTTQFGSTDSDFAYAASADGLGNVYVSGLTDGDLATSNAGSADAFVSKFDSSGSLLWSRQFGTSASDVSYGVYADGLGYVYATGITGGDLNGTNSGKFDAFLRKYDAAGNLLWTRQYGSSESDYAYGVSADALGNVYVSGDTFGDLGGINAGDTDAYVIMYDAAGNLQWTRQLGTTEADLGHGVSADGAGNVFLAGSTQGDLARTNAGSFGDGFVSKFDINGTELWTEQFGTSASEAVFSASADALGNVYVGGNTAGSLAAPNAGSIDTFVSKFDSTGTHIWSGQVGSSSYDSFYALSADGLGNVYLSGQTPGILGNASYGSQDIYLLKFKYVPEPSSLLLTVLTCGGMLARVRSTT from the coding sequence ATGAGTACTCGAGCAATTCTGACTTTATTTATCGTGTCACTGGGCGTTACTGCAGTTGCACAAACAGAATCGCTCGACTGGATAGAACAGTATGGGACAACGGCTTCCGACGGCGGCTTAGGCGTCTCGGCTGATGGCTTGGGTAGCGTCTACGTAGCCGGTTTCACCAATGGAAGCCTAGTCACGACCTCAACCAGTCGTGACGCCTTCGTCAGCCGCTTTGACGACCAAGGGAATGAGCTATGGACTACTCAATTCGGTTCAACTGATTCAGATTTCGCTTATGCCGCCTCGGCCGATGGACTCGGAAACGTGTACGTTTCGGGATTAACTGATGGCGATTTGGCGACGAGCAATGCCGGCTCAGCAGATGCCTTTGTGTCGAAATTCGATTCGAGCGGTTCTCTGCTGTGGTCACGGCAATTTGGCACCAGTGCCTCTGACGTCAGTTACGGAGTCTATGCCGACGGCTTGGGCTACGTCTATGCAACAGGAATCACCGGTGGCGATCTCAATGGAACAAATAGCGGAAAGTTTGACGCGTTTCTCCGCAAGTACGATGCGGCCGGTAACTTGCTTTGGACCCGACAATACGGTAGCAGCGAGAGCGACTACGCTTACGGAGTCTCCGCAGATGCATTGGGCAATGTCTACGTCTCAGGCGACACTTTCGGCGATCTTGGGGGGATCAATGCAGGTGACACCGATGCCTATGTAATAATGTACGACGCAGCTGGGAATTTACAGTGGACTCGCCAACTCGGAACCACTGAGGCTGACCTGGGCCACGGTGTTTCGGCCGATGGTGCGGGCAACGTTTTCTTGGCGGGATCTACGCAGGGCGATTTGGCTAGAACGAACGCTGGCTCATTCGGCGATGGGTTCGTTAGCAAGTTCGACATCAACGGTACCGAGCTGTGGACCGAGCAGTTTGGCACGAGTGCAAGCGAGGCGGTCTTTAGTGCCTCTGCCGATGCCTTGGGAAATGTCTATGTAGGCGGAAATACCGCAGGCAGCTTAGCGGCACCCAATGCCGGAAGTATCGATACTTTCGTCTCCAAGTTCGATTCCACTGGCACCCACATCTGGAGTGGACAAGTGGGTTCTAGTAGCTACGATTCGTTTTATGCGCTTTCTGCCGATGGACTTGGCAACGTCTACCTATCAGGTCAGACTCCCGGTATACTTGGTAATGCGAGTTATGGCAGCCAAGATATCTACTTGCTCAAGTTTAAATACGTCCCGGAACCAAGCAGCTTACTCTTGACCGTGCTGACCTGTGGGGGCATGCTCGCCAGGGTAAGAAGCACCACTTAA
- a CDS encoding glycosyltransferase, with the protein MTALATFIAVVLVSLVVGQSLLVWRFVSTLSKPPVDLLADSDAPTATIVLCLRGTDPFLTDCLQGLATQDYPQFDVRIVIDSPDDPAHQIVERFMRGSGANNIRVENLAEKSEHCSLKCSSLRQVMLSLDPECEIVAQLDADTIAHPTWLRELATGLAPTDVGAATGNRWYMPNSYSIGSLVRYTWNAAAIVQMYWYEIAWGGTLALKTKVLRESDLLDKWALSFCEDTMLHAQLKKIGLRVAFVPSLMMINRENISLASFMSWSTRQLITAKLYHPAWPLVLLHGILSTLFPLLAVILFIVAIIQQNYPIATTMGAVIVLVGLSWITSLWPMERAVRRIAARRGETTNWLTPWGTIKCLASMAVTQLVYPLTLAGAVFTRATNWRGIEYRIDGPWRIHMQDYHPYSAASEQVNESL; encoded by the coding sequence GTGACCGCATTAGCAACTTTCATAGCGGTCGTTCTGGTAAGCCTCGTCGTCGGACAGTCGCTGCTTGTCTGGCGTTTCGTAAGCACTCTCAGCAAACCCCCCGTCGATTTACTCGCAGACTCAGATGCCCCCACGGCTACGATTGTGCTCTGCCTGCGTGGCACGGATCCATTTCTTACCGATTGCCTGCAGGGGCTTGCGACTCAGGATTACCCTCAATTCGATGTGCGGATCGTCATCGACTCTCCCGATGATCCCGCACATCAGATAGTCGAACGGTTTATGCGCGGTTCCGGTGCCAACAATATCCGCGTGGAGAACCTCGCAGAGAAAAGTGAACATTGCAGCCTCAAGTGCAGTTCGCTGCGGCAAGTGATGCTGTCGCTTGACCCGGAGTGTGAAATCGTCGCTCAACTGGATGCCGATACGATCGCCCACCCCACTTGGCTACGAGAATTGGCCACCGGCCTCGCGCCGACCGATGTGGGGGCAGCAACGGGAAACCGTTGGTACATGCCCAATAGCTATTCAATCGGTTCGCTGGTTCGCTATACCTGGAACGCGGCGGCCATCGTGCAGATGTATTGGTACGAAATCGCCTGGGGAGGAACGTTGGCCTTGAAAACCAAGGTGCTGCGAGAAAGCGATCTCCTAGACAAATGGGCTCTGTCATTTTGCGAAGACACCATGCTGCATGCCCAACTCAAGAAGATTGGACTCCGCGTCGCCTTTGTTCCGAGCTTGATGATGATCAATCGTGAAAACATCTCACTGGCAAGCTTCATGAGTTGGTCGACGCGTCAGTTGATTACGGCCAAACTCTACCACCCCGCTTGGCCATTGGTATTGCTGCACGGAATTCTTTCCACTCTCTTTCCACTGCTTGCGGTCATACTGTTTATCGTGGCGATCATTCAACAGAACTACCCTATTGCCACTACAATGGGAGCAGTTATCGTGTTGGTGGGCTTGTCGTGGATCACATCCCTCTGGCCGATGGAGCGAGCAGTCCGTCGGATTGCAGCAAGACGAGGCGAGACAACGAACTGGCTCACGCCGTGGGGAACAATCAAATGCCTGGCCAGCATGGCAGTGACCCAGCTAGTCTATCCCCTAACCTTGGCCGGGGCCGTGTTTACCCGAGCAACCAATTGGCGGGGCATCGAATACCGCATCGACGGACCTTGGCGAATTCACATGCAGGATTACCACCCCTATAGCGCCGCGAGCGAGCAAGTAAACGAGTCACTTTGA
- the nuoH gene encoding NADH-quinone oxidoreductase subunit NuoH, translated as MAPFLSQYIWTWLAYTIAGLVHVALILNLVAVGALVFIWLERKISGRIQDRLGPTRVGGKFGWLQTLADGIKLLSKEDLAPGGADHFLFKIAPYVSFCASIAAFIAIPFAGGEYPWIAQHLNVGVFFVLAVMGLEVFGVILAGYSSASKWSLFGAMREAAQVVSFEVPLGMCVVVPVLIAGSLDLVVIGDSQAGWFTNWIVFHDPFTFIIFWVYCTCATASVNRAPFDLAEAESELVAGFHTEYSGLRWSFFFMAEYGSMFAVGLLASILFLGGWHGPIPVTDFLGIVSENGPFVGYLGQLIGAVNVIGKGVIAVCVMMWIRWTLPRLRIDQVMATGLKYCTPIAAAMFLGATLWQLQMPGKAFFGLIDLPASVYAIGDGGSADKKQPEDAVKPSEEQDQIAQATLAAPKLTRKGL; from the coding sequence GTGGCCCCGTTTCTGTCCCAGTATATATGGACTTGGCTGGCGTACACAATCGCCGGGCTCGTGCATGTCGCGCTGATACTAAACCTCGTGGCGGTTGGTGCGCTCGTTTTTATCTGGTTGGAGCGTAAAATCTCCGGCCGCATCCAAGATCGGCTTGGTCCGACCCGCGTTGGTGGTAAGTTTGGCTGGTTGCAGACACTGGCCGACGGCATTAAGCTGCTGAGCAAGGAAGATCTGGCACCTGGGGGGGCAGATCACTTTCTGTTCAAGATCGCGCCTTATGTGAGCTTTTGTGCGTCGATCGCGGCATTTATCGCCATTCCCTTTGCCGGGGGCGAGTATCCCTGGATCGCTCAGCATTTGAATGTCGGCGTGTTCTTCGTGCTGGCCGTCATGGGGTTGGAAGTTTTTGGTGTGATTCTCGCAGGATATTCGTCCGCTTCTAAATGGTCGCTCTTCGGGGCGATGCGCGAAGCAGCCCAGGTGGTTAGCTTTGAAGTCCCGCTGGGTATGTGCGTGGTGGTGCCGGTGTTGATCGCAGGATCGCTGGATTTAGTTGTCATTGGAGACAGTCAGGCCGGTTGGTTTACTAACTGGATCGTCTTCCACGACCCTTTCACCTTTATTATCTTCTGGGTCTACTGCACCTGTGCCACAGCGAGCGTCAATCGGGCTCCCTTCGATTTGGCCGAGGCGGAAAGTGAATTGGTAGCAGGTTTTCATACGGAATACTCCGGACTCCGCTGGAGCTTTTTCTTCATGGCCGAATACGGCTCAATGTTCGCGGTGGGTCTCTTGGCTTCGATCCTGTTTCTGGGAGGTTGGCATGGTCCGATTCCAGTAACCGATTTCCTTGGAATCGTCTCCGAGAATGGTCCTTTCGTTGGCTACCTTGGCCAACTTATTGGCGCCGTGAATGTCATCGGCAAGGGTGTTATTGCCGTATGCGTGATGATGTGGATTCGCTGGACCCTGCCCCGTTTGCGAATTGATCAGGTGATGGCCACCGGCTTGAAATACTGTACTCCGATTGCCGCAGCAATGTTCCTGGGAGCCACCCTTTGGCAGCTTCAAATGCCTGGCAAGGCTTTCTTTGGGCTAATAGACCTACCAGCGTCGGTCTATGCCATCGGTGATGGTGGATCCGCCGATAAGAAGCAGCCTGAGGACGCCGTGAAGCCTTCAGAAGAGCAAGATCAGATCGCTCAAGCGACTCTAGCTGCCCCTAAACTCACTAGGAAAGGACTCTAG
- a CDS encoding NADH-quinone oxidoreductase subunit J family protein: MDAIYWPSFFFFLFSGLACAFAVAVLLSSNIVRMAFYLVLSLGATAGLMFLAGAEFVGAMQLLIYVGGTLVLLIFGVMLTSQERFVVMKTWAGDWVKAFLAGGALLFILTYAAFSIPEWRGIERAEADAIVAQPSVTPIAMGLLGARTDDPSRSGYLLPFEIVSVHLLVVLIGAAYLARAKRSRSNIEKI, from the coding sequence ATGGATGCGATCTATTGGCCGTCGTTCTTCTTCTTTCTGTTTAGCGGCTTGGCCTGTGCGTTTGCGGTTGCCGTGTTGTTGTCGAGCAATATCGTGCGGATGGCCTTTTATCTGGTGTTATCTCTCGGTGCGACTGCGGGACTGATGTTCCTGGCCGGTGCCGAGTTTGTTGGTGCGATGCAATTGTTGATTTATGTCGGAGGCACGCTCGTGCTGTTGATCTTCGGCGTGATGCTAACTTCACAAGAGCGGTTTGTCGTAATGAAAACTTGGGCCGGCGATTGGGTGAAGGCTTTTCTCGCCGGTGGGGCACTTTTGTTTATTTTGACCTACGCTGCGTTTAGTATCCCTGAATGGCGCGGTATCGAACGTGCCGAAGCCGACGCCATTGTTGCTCAGCCCTCGGTGACACCCATCGCCATGGGGCTCTTGGGGGCTCGCACCGATGATCCGAGTCGTTCTGGATACCTCTTGCCCTTTGAAATCGTCTCGGTTCACTTGCTAGTCGTATTGATCGGAGCAGCTTACTTGGCTCGCGCGAAACGGTCCCGTAGCAACATTGAAAAGATTTGA
- the nuoK gene encoding NADH-quinone oxidoreductase subunit NuoK, whose amino-acid sequence MFNLPLANMLTEPVGVAHYVTVGAILFICGALCMATKRNALGVLMGVELVLNGANLNFVAFGSQYLRNDANSLGLDGQLMALFVIVLAAAEAAVALAIALNFYNNHDSIDVDRADQLRG is encoded by the coding sequence ATGTTTAATCTACCACTTGCCAATATGCTGACCGAACCCGTGGGGGTCGCCCACTATGTGACCGTAGGGGCCATTCTGTTTATTTGTGGTGCCCTCTGCATGGCCACCAAGCGCAATGCCCTTGGTGTGCTGATGGGAGTTGAACTGGTACTCAACGGGGCCAACCTGAATTTTGTCGCCTTTGGCAGTCAGTATCTTCGCAATGATGCCAATTCACTTGGGCTTGATGGGCAACTGATGGCCCTGTTCGTGATTGTGCTGGCCGCCGCCGAGGCAGCGGTAGCTTTGGCAATCGCCTTGAATTTTTACAACAACCATGACTCGATCGACGTGGATCGCGCCGATCAGCTCCGCGGATAA
- the nuoL gene encoding NADH-quinone oxidoreductase subunit L, with translation MDPTTTLPVLLMAAWLVPLASFVLIVLFGKYMGPRGIGAGYLSVLAIVTSAVFSLIAMFGVWLPNHDFPTAHEPEHGDEAVASATVEHSDANEHHAADEHDTAHHANNDHPDYYAGDWYSLGEFGDLKLTIGYYIDSLTVAMFCMVSVIASCVHIYALGYMHDELHEPYVDHEVTLSSGEHLRRKGRFYRFFQYLSLFCFSMFGIVIAGNVAMVFVFWELVGICSYFLIGFYIERHSASTAANKAFIVNRVGDFGMLIGMMALWASVGTFAFGDMKNDAGEVEQGLFSLLRPEENEYHLAPPAGMIAEQERMIEGDPNSAPGEAASAAGDEKRNTQGQWLLFIAGVGIFCGCVGKSAQFPLHVWLPDAMEGPTPVSALVHSATMVAAGVYLVGRFYPCFSPEALLVIAYIGCVTLFVAATIAITATDIKRVLAYSTVSQLGYMMLSLGLGGWVAGMFHLITHAFFKGLLFMCSGSVIHAVHTNDMTFMGGLRKKMPITAYTMLIGCLAIIGAGFPLSSYGLSGYYSKDAIIEQAWSFASVNPQHAILKWAPVGGAFITAFYMFRLWYLTFAGKPRDEHRYDHAHESPRVMTGPLVVLAFFALGIGWPIFHVNDLLEQGRPVGTLASTQGELLTGLTIPSEHDSHVPIIKTPAGIAAFSTAAAGVLLASIIYLWRLLNPDELKESFKPLWAFLWNKWYFDELYDYLFVKPTLFISNCASWFDRNIIDSILHTAAAICKACSKVVDALFDQTVVDGTVNTFASGTWNLGLWLRKLQTGNLRQYVMFIVIGTVALFVTISIVQAYFIPTS, from the coding sequence ATGGATCCTACTACCACATTACCGGTTCTCTTGATGGCCGCCTGGCTTGTGCCGCTGGCGTCCTTCGTGTTGATCGTATTGTTCGGCAAATACATGGGCCCCCGCGGTATTGGGGCGGGCTATCTCTCCGTGCTGGCGATTGTCACGTCGGCCGTTTTCAGCCTGATCGCGATGTTCGGGGTCTGGTTACCCAACCACGACTTCCCAACCGCTCACGAACCGGAACATGGCGACGAAGCGGTCGCTTCAGCGACCGTGGAGCACAGCGATGCGAATGAGCACCACGCTGCCGATGAACATGACACTGCCCACCACGCCAACAACGACCACCCCGACTATTATGCTGGAGACTGGTATTCACTTGGTGAATTCGGTGATCTGAAGCTCACTATCGGTTACTACATCGATTCACTGACCGTAGCCATGTTCTGTATGGTGTCGGTGATTGCTTCCTGCGTGCATATCTATGCCCTGGGCTATATGCATGACGAACTGCACGAGCCGTATGTCGATCACGAGGTAACCCTCTCGAGCGGTGAGCACTTGCGGCGCAAGGGTCGGTTCTACCGCTTCTTCCAATACCTCTCACTGTTCTGCTTTAGCATGTTCGGGATCGTGATCGCGGGCAATGTAGCGATGGTGTTCGTGTTTTGGGAACTGGTCGGCATCTGCTCCTACTTCCTGATTGGCTTCTACATCGAACGACACAGCGCTTCGACTGCTGCGAACAAGGCATTCATCGTTAACCGTGTGGGCGACTTTGGCATGCTCATCGGCATGATGGCCCTTTGGGCCAGTGTGGGGACCTTCGCCTTCGGCGATATGAAGAACGACGCCGGCGAAGTAGAGCAAGGATTATTCAGCCTGCTTCGCCCCGAGGAAAATGAGTACCACCTCGCGCCACCCGCCGGTATGATCGCCGAACAAGAGCGCATGATCGAGGGCGACCCCAACTCAGCCCCAGGCGAGGCCGCATCAGCGGCCGGAGATGAAAAGAGAAACACACAAGGCCAATGGCTTCTGTTCATCGCAGGCGTCGGAATCTTCTGCGGCTGCGTTGGCAAAAGTGCCCAGTTCCCGCTGCATGTCTGGCTCCCCGATGCGATGGAAGGCCCGACCCCAGTATCAGCCCTGGTCCACTCGGCCACGATGGTCGCGGCAGGCGTTTACTTGGTGGGTAGATTTTATCCTTGCTTCTCGCCCGAAGCACTGTTGGTCATCGCTTACATCGGCTGCGTTACTTTGTTTGTAGCTGCAACGATCGCGATCACGGCCACCGACATCAAGCGGGTGCTCGCGTACTCCACCGTGAGCCAGCTCGGCTACATGATGCTCTCACTGGGCCTGGGGGGATGGGTTGCAGGAATGTTCCACTTGATTACTCACGCCTTCTTCAAAGGCCTGTTGTTCATGTGCTCCGGCTCGGTGATACACGCCGTACATACGAATGATATGACTTTCATGGGTGGCTTGCGTAAGAAAATGCCGATCACGGCTTACACGATGCTCATTGGCTGTTTGGCAATTATCGGGGCCGGGTTTCCCTTGTCGTCTTACGGCTTGAGCGGCTACTACTCCAAGGACGCGATCATTGAGCAGGCCTGGAGTTTTGCCAGTGTCAATCCGCAACACGCAATTCTGAAGTGGGCCCCTGTTGGCGGCGCATTTATTACTGCGTTCTACATGTTCCGGCTGTGGTATCTGACTTTTGCCGGGAAGCCGCGCGATGAACATCGCTACGATCACGCTCATGAATCGCCCCGCGTAATGACCGGGCCGCTCGTTGTGTTGGCCTTCTTCGCACTGGGAATTGGCTGGCCCATCTTCCATGTCAACGATTTGCTCGAACAAGGCCGCCCTGTGGGAACGCTTGCCTCCACTCAGGGGGAGTTGCTAACCGGTTTGACGATTCCCAGTGAGCACGACAGCCATGTCCCCATCATCAAGACACCTGCCGGTATTGCTGCGTTCAGCACGGCGGCGGCTGGTGTACTTTTGGCGAGCATCATCTACCTCTGGCGGCTACTGAACCCCGACGAGCTCAAGGAGAGTTTCAAACCTTTGTGGGCTTTCCTGTGGAACAAGTGGTACTTTGACGAACTCTATGATTACTTGTTTGTTAAACCCACACTGTTCATCTCAAACTGCGCTTCGTGGTTTGACCGCAACATTATTGATTCGATCCTGCACACTGCCGCAGCGATTTGCAAAGCTTGCTCGAAAGTCGTCGACGCCTTATTCGATCAAACGGTCGTCGATGGCACGGTAAACACCTTTGCCAGCGGCACCTGGAATCTGGGGCTCTGGCTTCGCAAACTGCAAACAGGCAACCTGCGGCAATATGTGATGTTCATCGTCATCGGAACGGTGGCCCTGTTCGTAACGATCAGCATCGTCCAGGCATATTTTATTCCCACTAGTTGA
- a CDS encoding complex I subunit 4 family protein, which yields MTLSDPKVYLSLLVFLPAVAALVLAILPRLADESYKLISLAVTIFVFILTLGFFRSGAPIDFEKGVAEMQNLFNVDWIPSFGIQYFMAMDGISFPLVVLTAFLSILAMGASWPITKHVKGYCILFLLLETGMLGVFMALDFFLFYVFWEVMLLPMYFLIGVWGGPRREYAAIKFFLYTLVGSVLMLIAILMLYFNSDLTTLDAQQLADAGIVSVESGGDVAQAFSKWKSSDAPLAQKYTEYIKEADPTQRKQLHTFNILALQQMGQHTDLFDGEALWGKSTQWWAFLLLFIGFVIKVPSVPLHTWLPDAHVEAPTPISMILAGILLKMGGYGIIRICYPICPDAGYEMAYFVCFVGVLSMVYGAFAALAQKDFKRMVAYSSVSHMGYVVLGLGVWSAVADTGYNPDYWKMGANGAMFQMIAHGISSAGMFFMVGVIYDRVHHRDLDKFGGLFAKMPVYSGLAVGIFFAGLGLPGLCGFIGEVFVVLSVWKYSYALAIISAAVVILTAGYILWAIQRVYLGAEYKGPHGEALTPITMRELSIAVPLLVLAIVFGVYPTALLNYMQPSVDMQIDRLAAWTEEHDNRATASKPLGAEDGQVADARIR from the coding sequence ATGACCCTCAGCGACCCGAAGGTTTATCTGAGCCTCTTGGTTTTCTTACCCGCCGTGGCGGCTTTGGTGTTGGCCATCCTGCCACGCTTGGCGGACGAATCGTACAAGCTAATCAGCCTGGCGGTGACCATTTTTGTGTTCATCCTGACGCTCGGATTTTTCCGTTCCGGGGCTCCCATCGATTTCGAGAAGGGGGTCGCCGAGATGCAGAATTTGTTCAATGTCGACTGGATTCCTTCTTTCGGCATTCAGTACTTCATGGCGATGGACGGCATCAGCTTCCCGCTGGTCGTACTCACGGCGTTCTTGTCGATTCTAGCTATGGGTGCTAGTTGGCCAATTACAAAGCATGTCAAAGGATATTGCATCCTGTTTCTCCTTTTGGAAACGGGCATGTTGGGCGTGTTCATGGCCCTCGATTTCTTCCTGTTCTATGTGTTCTGGGAGGTGATGCTGCTGCCGATGTACTTCCTCATCGGCGTATGGGGCGGTCCTCGGCGCGAATATGCGGCGATCAAGTTTTTCCTTTACACCTTGGTTGGCAGCGTGTTGATGCTAATCGCAATTCTGATGCTGTACTTCAATAGCGATCTGACGACTCTCGACGCTCAACAACTCGCTGATGCTGGGATTGTATCTGTCGAAAGTGGAGGAGATGTTGCACAGGCATTCTCCAAGTGGAAGTCGAGCGACGCTCCCCTGGCACAAAAATACACCGAGTACATCAAAGAAGCAGATCCCACTCAGCGTAAGCAGTTGCATACATTCAATATCTTGGCTCTCCAACAGATGGGCCAACACACGGATCTGTTCGACGGTGAAGCACTCTGGGGTAAGAGCACCCAATGGTGGGCCTTCTTGCTCTTGTTCATCGGCTTTGTGATCAAGGTCCCCAGTGTGCCACTGCACACTTGGTTGCCCGACGCGCACGTCGAAGCCCCCACGCCGATCTCCATGATCCTGGCCGGCATCCTGTTGAAAATGGGTGGCTACGGTATTATCCGAATCTGTTATCCCATCTGTCCCGATGCGGGCTACGAGATGGCTTACTTCGTCTGTTTTGTCGGCGTGCTGAGTATGGTTTACGGTGCCTTTGCCGCCCTCGCTCAAAAAGACTTTAAGCGGATGGTCGCTTACAGTTCCGTAAGTCACATGGGCTACGTCGTGCTGGGGCTCGGCGTATGGAGTGCCGTCGCGGATACGGGCTACAATCCGGACTACTGGAAGATGGGTGCCAATGGTGCCATGTTCCAGATGATTGCCCACGGCATTAGCTCGGCCGGGATGTTCTTTATGGTCGGTGTCATCTACGACCGCGTGCATCATCGCGATCTCGATAAGTTTGGCGGGCTGTTTGCTAAGATGCCCGTGTATAGTGGGTTGGCCGTTGGCATTTTCTTCGCTGGTTTGGGGCTACCCGGATTGTGTGGCTTTATCGGCGAAGTATTCGTCGTCTTGTCGGTTTGGAAATACAGTTATGCCCTGGCGATTATCTCTGCCGCGGTGGTGATCCTGACCGCCGGGTACATCCTGTGGGCCATTCAAAGGGTCTACCTGGGTGCAGAGTATAAAGGCCCCCATGGCGAAGCCCTCACCCCGATTACGATGCGGGAACTTTCGATCGCCGTACCACTGTTGGTTCTGGCCATCGTTTTTGGAGTCTATCCGACAGCACTTTTGAACTACATGCAGCCCTCAGTAGACATGCAAATAGATCGTTTGGCAGCCTGGACCGAGGAGCACGACAATCGAGCCACTGCCTCCAAGCCACTTGGCGCGGAAGATGGCCAGGTCGCCGACGCTCGCATACGTTAA